The following coding sequences are from one Reyranella humidisoli window:
- a CDS encoding GAF domain-containing sensor histidine kinase: MEARRHSDEIRRVAALRAYEILDTPREEEFDEVVRVVSAICGTPISVINLIDSSRQWFKAEVGLGVRETPLPASICAHAILQPDLFIVPDTLQDPRFADNPLVTGEPHLRFYAGALLESPEGLPLGTICVLDYQPRELDDNQKALLRLTARQIMKMMELRRLNAMERTAREKAETRAEATSARLAHANRESELREQFIAVLGHDLRNPLASIQAGAELVKRGRLTLDEMLHLTQGSISRMSTLIDNILDFARGRLGNGIDLERRDVELTPLLAQVVDELHAASPDRSFVSHIAMDQPVSCDAGRIGQLLSNLLGNAVVYGAPGTPIAIDARVEDGTFELSVSNHGDPIPAEALAKLFQPFFRGEVRASQQGLGLGLYICSEIARAHGGTLTARSTPDRTTFLFRMPARAA, encoded by the coding sequence ATGGAAGCCCGCCGACACTCCGACGAAATCCGGCGCGTCGCCGCCCTTCGGGCGTACGAGATCCTCGACACGCCGCGCGAGGAGGAGTTCGACGAGGTGGTGCGGGTCGTGAGCGCAATCTGCGGCACGCCGATCTCTGTCATCAACCTGATCGATTCGAGCCGCCAGTGGTTCAAGGCCGAGGTCGGCCTCGGCGTGCGCGAGACGCCGCTGCCCGCCTCGATCTGCGCCCATGCCATCCTGCAGCCGGACCTCTTCATCGTGCCCGACACGCTGCAGGACCCCCGGTTCGCCGACAACCCGCTGGTCACCGGCGAGCCGCACCTGCGATTCTATGCCGGCGCGCTCCTCGAATCGCCGGAGGGCCTGCCGCTCGGCACGATCTGCGTGCTCGACTACCAGCCGCGCGAACTCGACGACAACCAGAAGGCGCTGCTGCGCCTGACCGCGCGGCAGATCATGAAGATGATGGAGCTGCGCCGGCTGAACGCAATGGAGCGCACCGCCCGCGAGAAGGCCGAGACCCGCGCCGAGGCGACCTCCGCCCGACTGGCACACGCCAACCGCGAGTCCGAGCTGCGTGAGCAGTTCATCGCCGTGCTGGGTCACGACCTGCGCAATCCGCTGGCTTCCATCCAGGCGGGCGCCGAACTCGTGAAGCGCGGCCGGCTCACGCTCGACGAGATGCTGCACCTCACCCAGGGCAGCATTTCGCGTATGTCGACGCTGATCGACAACATCCTCGACTTCGCACGCGGCCGGCTGGGCAACGGCATCGACCTCGAGCGGCGCGACGTCGAGCTGACGCCGCTACTCGCCCAAGTCGTCGACGAGTTGCACGCGGCCTCGCCCGACCGCAGCTTCGTCAGCCACATCGCGATGGACCAGCCGGTCTCGTGCGATGCCGGTCGCATCGGCCAGCTCCTGTCGAACCTGCTCGGCAACGCCGTCGTGTACGGCGCGCCAGGCACCCCGATCGCGATCGACGCCAGGGTCGAGGACGGCACGTTCGAACTGTCGGTGAGCAACCACGGCGATCCGATTCCCGCCGAGGCGCTGGCAAAACTGTTCCAGCCCTTCTTTCGCGGCGAGGTCCGCGCCAGCCAGCAGGGGCTGGGCCTCGGCCTCTACATCTGCAGCGAGATCGCCCGCGCCCATGGCGGCACGCTCACGGCCAGGTCGACGCCCGACAGGACCACCTTCCTCTTCCGCATGCCCGCGCGCGCGGCCTGA